The Geomonas ferrireducens genome includes a window with the following:
- a CDS encoding amino acid ABC transporter ATP-binding protein — MRLSLDGVVKRFDGVTALDGISLSLSGARSIALIGPSGGGKSTLLRVLAGLELPDQGGVEIDGVPLPTDGESLIKYRRSIGTVFQSYNLFPHLTALENVTLPLVQAHGYAKEAADGYAMELLDRFQLASHAGKRPYELSGGQQQRVAIVRAVAIKPRFLLFDEPTSALDPEMTAEVLDLIAELRAQGRELIIVTHEMGFAKRVADHGIFLGAGRIVEEGPAAELFDTPHTAELKAFLGKVLKY, encoded by the coding sequence ATGCGTCTTAGTCTCGACGGGGTGGTGAAACGCTTCGACGGGGTGACCGCCCTGGACGGCATCTCGCTTTCGCTCTCCGGGGCGCGCTCCATCGCGCTGATCGGCCCCTCCGGCGGCGGCAAGTCCACCCTGTTGCGCGTGCTGGCGGGGCTCGAGCTTCCGGACCAGGGGGGCGTGGAGATCGACGGCGTGCCGCTTCCGACCGACGGGGAGAGCCTGATAAAGTACAGGCGCAGCATCGGCACCGTCTTCCAGTCCTACAATCTCTTCCCCCACCTGACCGCGCTCGAAAACGTCACCCTCCCCCTAGTGCAGGCGCACGGCTACGCGAAAGAGGCGGCCGACGGCTACGCCATGGAACTGTTGGACCGTTTCCAGCTTGCCTCCCACGCCGGCAAGCGCCCCTACGAGCTCTCCGGCGGACAGCAGCAGCGCGTCGCCATCGTGCGCGCCGTCGCGATCAAGCCGCGCTTTTTGCTCTTCGACGAGCCGACCTCCGCCCTCGATCCCGAGATGACCGCCGAGGTACTCGACCTGATCGCGGAACTCCGCGCACAGGGAAGGGAGCTGATTATCGTGACTCACGAAATGGGTTTCGCGAAGCGAGTCGCCGACCACGGCATCTTCCTCGGAGCAGGCAGGATCGTCGAAGAAGGCCCCGCCGCGGAACTCTTCGACACCCCCCATACCGCCGAACTCAAAGCCTTTCTCGGCAAGGTTCTCAAATATTGA
- a CDS encoding YkgJ family cysteine cluster protein gives MEELKAMAATGEMLDQLLEQVKQQQMFLEMLVRSWVDDYRASGGSIHCGKGCRNCCSLAVHTGFAEALAVARRLDEAQAEKVANYAVRLRDLVKNVRELPQYLRLHRQMGFCPLLDDEGTCSVYPVRPLTCRALISTRESVWCGADFSTLAPEEREAFLAGLDRKVVAFPSHYVAALQESGKELEEAAAQHMRLNFGFALYGNLGVLVHLIRNGLAEACQEGPAAAARFIAQAGFDNPLLLTGLPE, from the coding sequence TTGGAGGAATTAAAAGCGATGGCGGCAACCGGCGAGATGCTCGACCAGCTCCTCGAGCAGGTCAAACAGCAGCAGATGTTCCTGGAGATGTTGGTGCGGTCCTGGGTCGACGACTACCGCGCGAGCGGCGGCTCGATCCACTGCGGCAAGGGATGCCGCAACTGCTGCAGCCTCGCCGTCCATACCGGCTTCGCCGAGGCGCTTGCCGTAGCGCGCCGCCTGGACGAGGCGCAGGCCGAAAAAGTAGCGAACTACGCGGTGCGGCTGCGGGATCTCGTGAAAAACGTCCGCGAACTCCCGCAGTACCTGCGCCTGCACCGTCAGATGGGATTTTGTCCCCTGCTCGATGACGAAGGAACCTGCAGCGTCTACCCGGTACGTCCCCTCACCTGCCGGGCCCTCATCTCCACGCGCGAAAGCGTCTGGTGCGGCGCCGACTTCTCAACGCTGGCGCCGGAAGAACGCGAGGCGTTCCTGGCCGGGCTGGACCGCAAGGTAGTCGCCTTTCCCAGCCACTATGTCGCGGCCCTGCAGGAAAGCGGCAAGGAATTAGAGGAAGCCGCGGCGCAGCACATGCGCCTTAACTTCGGCTTCGCCCTCTACGGCAATCTCGGCGTCCTGGTGCACCTGATCCGCAACGGCCTTGCCGAGGCCTGCCAGGAGGGGCCCGCTGCAGCCGCCCGTTTCATAGCCCAAGCGGGATTCGACAATCCGCTTCTCCTTACCGGCCTCCCCGAATAG
- a CDS encoding AraC family transcriptional regulator: protein MDKARTYEQRFERVFGYIERHLDEPLTVERLSRVAHFSKFHFHRQFSLYAGIGVFAYIRLLRLKHASYRLLYRREERVIDIALDAGFESPEAFARAFRQMFGQSPSQFRKSPKWRPWKERFRLPPSERRNEMDVKIVEFPETRVAVLAHRGAPEKLDESAIRFIEWRKQSGLSPVKQSLTFGVAYDDPEVTEPERFRFDICGEVTQTVPENPQGVVNGVIPGGRCAVVRHLGSHDEIGRSVYPLYREWLPKSGEELRDFPLFFHYLNLMPDVAAHELVTDVYLPLK, encoded by the coding sequence ATGGATAAGGCACGGACATACGAGCAGCGATTTGAAAGGGTCTTCGGCTACATCGAGCGGCACCTGGATGAACCGTTGACGGTGGAGAGGCTGAGCCGGGTGGCGCACTTCTCCAAATTCCACTTCCACAGGCAGTTCTCGCTCTACGCGGGAATCGGGGTTTTCGCCTACATCCGGCTCCTGCGGTTGAAACACGCTTCCTACCGGCTCTTGTACCGCCGGGAGGAGCGGGTCATCGACATCGCGCTGGACGCCGGCTTCGAGAGCCCCGAGGCCTTTGCCCGCGCCTTCAGGCAGATGTTCGGACAGTCTCCTTCTCAATTCAGAAAATCACCCAAGTGGCGGCCCTGGAAGGAGCGCTTCCGGCTGCCGCCAAGCGAAAGGAGAAATGAGATGGATGTGAAAATCGTGGAGTTCCCAGAGACGCGTGTCGCGGTACTGGCCCACCGAGGGGCACCGGAGAAACTGGACGAATCGGCGATCCGGTTCATCGAGTGGCGCAAGCAAAGCGGGCTGTCGCCGGTGAAACAGTCGCTTACCTTCGGCGTCGCTTACGACGACCCGGAGGTTACCGAGCCGGAGCGCTTCCGCTTCGACATCTGCGGCGAGGTGACGCAAACGGTGCCGGAAAACCCGCAGGGGGTGGTGAACGGGGTCATCCCCGGCGGCCGCTGCGCCGTGGTGCGCCACCTGGGCTCGCATGACGAGATCGGTCGCAGCGTCTATCCGCTGTACCGGGAATGGCTGCCCAAAAGCGGCGAGGAGCTCAGGGATTTCCCGCTCTTCTTCCACTATCTGAACCTGATGCCGGACGTCGCCGCGCACGAACTGGTGACGGACGTCTATTTGCCGCTCAAGTAG
- the smpB gene encoding SsrA-binding protein SmpB, translating to MGEKLICNNKKAFHDYFIEERYEAGMVLQGTEVKALRNGKANLNDSFAMVKNGEAFLHNFHINPYDFGNRENHDPDRMRKLLLHKKEIVKLFSKIREQGYTLIPLRVYFKEGKVKTELGLAKGKKNYDKREVMKQKDMQRDVVVAMKERNRGARDRD from the coding sequence ATGGGTGAGAAGCTGATTTGCAACAACAAGAAGGCGTTCCATGATTACTTCATCGAAGAGCGTTATGAGGCCGGCATGGTGTTGCAGGGGACCGAGGTAAAGGCCCTGCGCAACGGCAAGGCCAACTTGAACGACTCCTTTGCGATGGTGAAGAACGGCGAAGCCTTCCTGCACAACTTCCACATCAACCCGTACGATTTCGGCAACCGTGAGAACCACGATCCGGACCGTATGAGGAAGCTTCTGCTGCACAAGAAAGAGATAGTGAAGCTCTTTTCCAAGATCAGGGAGCAAGGTTACACGCTGATCCCGCTCAGGGTTTATTTCAAGGAAGGCAAGGTGAAGACCGAGCTGGGTCTGGCCAAGGGTAAGAAGAACTACGACAAGCGTGAAGTCATGAAGCAAAAAGACATGCAGCGCGACGTAGTTGTGGCCATGAAAGAAAGAAACCGCGGGGCTAGGGACAGGGACTAA
- a CDS encoding GIY-YIG nuclease family protein, which translates to MKFVYHLQSIPHPDQHYVGLTRDVEARLASHNAGQSPHTSKYRPWQIVTYHAFADEAKAAAFEKYLKSGSGLAFRHKHL; encoded by the coding sequence ATGAAATTTGTCTACCATCTCCAAAGCATCCCCCACCCCGACCAACACTACGTCGGTCTCACCAGAGACGTAGAAGCGAGGCTAGCCTCCCACAACGCAGGTCAATCCCCCCACACCTCCAAGTACCGTCCCTGGCAGATCGTCACCTACCATGCCTTTGCCGACGAAGCCAAAGCCGCCGCCTTCGAGAAGTATTTAAAATCCGGTTCCGGCCTCGCCTTCCGCCACAAGCATTTATAA
- a CDS encoding YybH family protein: MKIETAPVTGRESKEEMSPMLRALSQFYEALNSRDIELMSENWTQNDEAAMDNPLGGIKRGWEEIRTVYEQLFGSASEYHFEFYDYTLHATGELFYVVGRERGELKTADTILEMRIRTSRIFKLINGQWRQIHHHGSIDDPDLLARYQQAVLGGPH, from the coding sequence ATGAAAATCGAAACAGCTCCAGTTACCGGCAGAGAGAGTAAGGAAGAGATGTCACCGATGCTGAGGGCGCTATCCCAGTTTTACGAAGCCCTAAACAGCAGGGACATCGAACTGATGTCGGAGAATTGGACGCAAAACGACGAAGCCGCCATGGACAACCCACTTGGCGGCATCAAGCGAGGGTGGGAGGAGATCAGGACCGTCTACGAGCAGCTCTTCGGGAGCGCCTCGGAATATCACTTCGAGTTTTACGATTACACGCTCCACGCTACGGGCGAGCTCTTTTACGTAGTTGGCAGAGAGCGCGGCGAATTGAAGACCGCCGATACCATCCTCGAGATGCGGATTCGGACCAGCAGAATCTTCAAACTGATCAACGGCCAGTGGCGACAAATCCACCACCATGGCTCCATCGACGACCCCGACTTGCTTGCCCGCTATCAGCAGGCCGTGCTTGGCGGGCCGCACTGA
- a CDS encoding fibronectin type III domain-containing protein, producing MPDRYDLVETNFRKLSYPEYYMVVNGFADALDVSELYNQNRPEHIVPPQRYREHITTMKQLSVGADRGDSLLQEQRQAARDRTDLDMYSSVSYMKTIAIHKQDPTILHSLNLPLKESHHKALRKLTPNKAAEILVELRHLRNEPGAIVILGTHIRNGGPYLINICKGEPISEESWYNPGGHHKTCTRIILRNLEPANRYYVRLRTDGPEGPGKWSQPVSIIVL from the coding sequence ATGCCCGATCGGTACGATCTAGTGGAAACAAATTTCCGCAAGCTGAGTTACCCCGAGTACTACATGGTCGTGAACGGTTTCGCCGACGCCCTGGATGTCAGCGAGCTGTATAACCAGAACCGCCCCGAGCACATCGTTCCACCCCAACGCTACAGGGAGCACATCACGACCATGAAGCAACTGAGCGTCGGCGCCGACCGGGGCGATTCCCTCTTACAGGAGCAGCGCCAGGCGGCAAGAGACCGCACCGACCTCGACATGTACTCCTCCGTCAGCTACATGAAGACCATCGCCATCCACAAGCAGGACCCGACTATATTGCACAGCCTCAACCTGCCGCTCAAGGAATCGCACCATAAGGCTCTCCGTAAACTCACCCCCAACAAGGCAGCGGAGATCCTGGTGGAGTTGCGACACCTGAGGAACGAACCGGGGGCCATCGTCATCCTTGGAACCCACATAAGGAACGGTGGGCCTTACCTGATCAACATCTGCAAAGGAGAACCGATCTCCGAGGAGAGCTGGTACAACCCCGGCGGCCATCACAAAACCTGCACCAGGATCATTCTCAGAAATCTGGAACCGGCCAACAGGTATTACGTCCGTCTGAGGACCGACGGCCCCGAAGGTCCCGGCAAATGGTCGCAGCCAGTATCGATCATCGTCCTGTAG
- a CDS encoding class I SAM-dependent methyltransferase produces MNPKELGKKYDKIAQWWHDNHRDSQYGLKQLDLALKFVSGGKSALDVGCGAGGRIIRKLEEHGFAVTGVDVSEKMIALAMENHPNCSFLVANICTWETGKKFDLIIAWDSIFHLPLRMHRPVIDKLCSLLEKGGVLIYTFGNAAGEHTDVWQEDEFYYSSIGMNDNLTALIENGLTVMHLELDQFPEKHVYVIATKS; encoded by the coding sequence ATGAATCCCAAAGAGCTTGGCAAAAAATACGACAAGATCGCCCAGTGGTGGCACGATAACCATCGCGACTCTCAATACGGATTGAAACAACTTGACCTGGCTCTCAAGTTCGTATCAGGCGGCAAGTCCGCACTCGATGTCGGCTGCGGTGCAGGCGGGAGGATCATCCGTAAGCTGGAAGAGCACGGATTTGCCGTAACAGGCGTAGATGTCTCTGAAAAAATGATAGCTCTGGCGATGGAAAATCATCCAAACTGTTCCTTCCTGGTGGCGAATATTTGCACATGGGAAACCGGCAAAAAGTTCGACCTTATCATTGCCTGGGACAGCATCTTTCACCTGCCGTTACGAATGCACCGGCCGGTCATCGACAAGCTCTGTTCTCTACTCGAAAAAGGCGGCGTCCTGATATACACCTTCGGCAATGCGGCCGGCGAGCATACCGATGTGTGGCAGGAGGATGAATTCTACTACAGCTCCATTGGCATGAATGACAATCTGACCGCACTGATAGAGAACGGACTGACAGTGATGCACCTGGAGTTGGACCAGTTTCCGGAAAAGCATGTTTATGTAATTGCGACAAAGTCTTAG
- a CDS encoding NADAR family protein, with translation MDVGGYTTGLGGKLSNFTPRVFVLDNIECACLEGPLQAFKFEDPEMQKRICMMSGQEAKAIGQTRNEAWQSSQTLWWQGKSYDRLSPEYQQLLDRLYEAALLSAGFADDLLATGDEVLTHSIGVHDPRKTVLTEEEFCSRLMANRSKIRKMREA, from the coding sequence ATGGATGTAGGTGGCTATACAACGGGCTTGGGCGGAAAACTGTCAAATTTTACGCCACGTGTTTTTGTCTTAGATAATATTGAATGTGCATGTCTAGAGGGACCGCTTCAGGCATTTAAGTTTGAGGACCCTGAAATGCAAAAGCGGATCTGCATGATGTCAGGCCAAGAAGCCAAGGCTATTGGCCAAACAAGAAATGAAGCATGGCAAAGCAGTCAGACATTGTGGTGGCAAGGCAAGTCGTATGATCGTTTGTCGCCGGAATATCAGCAACTGCTCGATAGGTTATATGAAGCAGCCTTGTTGTCAGCTGGGTTTGCCGACGATCTTTTGGCTACCGGGGATGAAGTTCTAACTCACAGCATTGGGGTGCACGATCCCAGGAAAACAGTTTTAACCGAAGAAGAGTTTTGCAGCCGCCTCATGGCGAATCGCTCTAAGATCAGAAAAATGAGAGAGGCGTAA
- a CDS encoding BRCT domain-containing protein — MHSDHEEYFGFSLISRLNKSLETIVGILEGISIDSVINAQEVIFLTEWIRHCDDVRHLHPFNELIPVINTALADGVLTEEEKLDVLWLCNRLDTKGDYVKSVLNDMQRLHGILGGILADGKITEAELTGLMGWLYEHDHLKTCWPYDEVESLISGVMRDGEIDDKEQRLLQRLFSEFIQIEDDKTITNPPVLMGGQITGLCSFAPDIKFEDSWFCFTGASTKYKRRELKEIVEQMGGNFTDSMTGKVDYLVVGAEGNPCWAYACYGRKVEAAVSYRKTGRNVQLVHEIDFHDAVADALG; from the coding sequence ATGCACTCTGACCACGAAGAATATTTTGGATTTTCACTAATTTCAAGATTGAACAAGTCCCTGGAAACCATCGTCGGGATTCTAGAAGGAATATCAATTGACTCAGTAATCAATGCGCAAGAAGTGATCTTTCTCACCGAATGGATCAGGCATTGCGATGACGTGCGACACCTGCACCCGTTCAATGAATTGATACCAGTTATAAACACTGCGTTGGCTGACGGAGTGCTAACTGAAGAAGAGAAGTTAGATGTCCTTTGGCTCTGCAATAGGCTGGACACCAAAGGGGATTATGTAAAGAGCGTACTCAACGACATGCAGCGGCTACACGGCATCCTCGGCGGTATCCTTGCGGACGGTAAAATTACGGAAGCAGAACTCACAGGACTGATGGGTTGGCTTTACGAGCATGACCACCTAAAGACATGTTGGCCTTATGACGAGGTTGAATCTTTGATCTCTGGCGTTATGCGTGATGGTGAAATCGACGACAAAGAACAACGTCTCCTACAGAGGCTGTTTTCAGAGTTTATCCAAATAGAAGACGATAAAACCATAACGAATCCTCCAGTGCTCATGGGCGGGCAGATCACAGGTCTATGCTCATTTGCCCCTGATATTAAGTTTGAGGACTCCTGGTTCTGCTTCACCGGTGCATCAACGAAATACAAGAGGCGAGAGCTGAAGGAAATAGTAGAACAGATGGGTGGCAATTTTACTGATTCCATGACCGGGAAGGTCGATTATTTGGTTGTTGGAGCCGAAGGGAATCCATGTTGGGCTTATGCCTGCTATGGCAGGAAGGTTGAAGCGGCCGTCAGCTATCGCAAGACAGGCAGAAACGTGCAACTTGTGCACGAGATCGATTTTCATGATGCTGTGGCCGACGCGTTGGGGTAA
- a CDS encoding DUF3592 domain-containing protein, with translation MKEQPMALKVFICLFCTVFIAIGLYTGSKVTMRLARNIELVNSGNKTQGYIVDYKHTRGKNPQTWPVVTFITTTGETVIFESLYHSRACGYSLGSTVPVVYDGQEPKKAEINESASLWRGITFHYLFAAAFAAFGGGIIFLVVKSKGGSP, from the coding sequence ATGAAAGAACAACCAATGGCGTTAAAGGTGTTTATCTGTCTTTTTTGCACTGTGTTCATAGCTATAGGGCTGTATACTGGAAGCAAGGTGACAATGCGTTTGGCCAGAAACATAGAACTGGTCAATTCTGGCAATAAGACACAGGGCTATATTGTTGATTACAAGCATACAAGAGGCAAGAATCCTCAGACTTGGCCAGTCGTAACTTTCATAACAACAACAGGGGAGACTGTAATTTTTGAATCACTTTACCATTCCCGCGCATGTGGTTATTCATTGGGTTCTACCGTGCCAGTGGTCTATGATGGCCAGGAACCGAAAAAAGCAGAGATAAATGAATCAGCCAGCCTCTGGAGGGGCATTACTTTCCATTATCTATTTGCCGCTGCCTTTGCAGCATTTGGTGGTGGAATTATTTTTCTTGTAGTCAAATCCAAAGGGGGCAGCCCCTGA